The following coding sequences are from one Salvia hispanica cultivar TCC Black 2014 chromosome 3, UniMelb_Shisp_WGS_1.0, whole genome shotgun sequence window:
- the LOC125210733 gene encoding uncharacterized protein LOC125210733 has translation MLVIVHHKSNPKSNPKLILISSTISMPSHTLLNNLLKCLIISGLLIHLISISSFNNNNSLLYTSISLTKPSSSDHPCNATHIVFGIAATASTWSHRKHSVESWWHPNLTRGYVFLDKIKPELLPWPNHTLPPFRVSQDTSRYKDYDKHTARDAIRMARIVTELFEIEEAGRGEVRWFVMADDDTVLFVDNLVDVLNRYDHRKFLYIGMNSETHASNVMHSFEMAFGGAGYALSYPLAAALAANMDVCLERYPDLYGSDHIIQSCVADLGVSITRELGFHQIDLHRDISGFLSSHPRAPLVSLHHLDQVEPIFPAMSRDESLKHLMAAARADESRLLQQSICYDELKNWTISIAWGYSVQIYEAIVNPSALQRPIETFVPWTKFARPFFVFNTRGLPSRHPCEAPHQFFFRSVERGRRVVTRYGRARPRGLPACSVTGNHSAEFVADVVVSSPAAKFDVIGNRRECCDVLNVKGGNATEIKFRDCRQNEIIP, from the exons ATGCTTGTAATTGTTCATCACAAATCCAATCCCAAATCCAACCCCAAATTAATTCTGATTAGTTCAACAATAAGCATGCCATCACACACACTACTCAACAATCTGTTGAAGTGTCTCATCATCTCAGGCTTGCTCATACATCTCATCTCCATCTCCTcattcaacaacaacaattctTTGCTCTACACATCCATCAGCCTTACCAAGCCTTCCTCTTCCGATCATCCTTGTAATGCAACTCACATAGTCTTCGGAATTGCAGCAACCGCATCCACTTGGAGCCACAGAAAGCACTCGGTCGAGTcatggtggcaccctaacctAACCCGAGGCTACGTCTTCCTTGATAAGATCAAGCCAGAGCTCCTCCCATGGCCGAACCACACTCTCCCTCCCTTCCGCGTCTCCCAGGACACGTCGAGATACAAGGACTACGACAAGCACACGGCGCGCGACGCCATCCGTATGGCGCGCATTGTAACAGAGCTTTTCGAGATCGAGGAGGCAGGGCGCGGTGAGGTGAGGTGGTTTGTGATGGCCGACGACGACACGGTGCTTTTCGTGGATAATTTGGTTGATGTTCTGAACAGATACGATCACCGGAAATTTCTATACATTGGAATGAATTCGGAGACGCACGCTTCGAATGTGATGCACTCTTTTGAGATGGCGTTTGGCGGCGCCGGATACGCCCTCAGCTACCCTCTCGCGGCGGCGCTGGCCGCGAACATGGACGTATGCCTCGAGCGCTACCCGGATCTGTACGGAAGCGACCATATAATTCAATCGTGCGTCGCTGATTTGGGGGTTTCCATCACCAGAGAGCTAGGGTTCCACCAGATCGACCTCCACCGCGATATATCTGGATTTCTATCGTCGCATCCCCGTGCGCCGCTGGTGTCGCTGCACCACCTGGATCAGGTGGAGCCGATTTTTCCGGCAATGAGCAGAGACGAATCGCTGAAACACCTGATGGCGGCGGCGAGGGCGGACGAATCGAGGCTGCTGCAGCAGAGCATCTGCTACGACGAGTTGAAGAACTGGACGATCTCGATCGCGTGGGGGTATTCCGTCCAGATCTACGAGGCGATCGTCAACCCTAGCGCGCTGCAGAGGCCGATCGAGACGTTCGTGCCGTGGACGAAGTTCGCGCGGCCGTTCTTCGTGTTCAACACGCGCGGCCTCCCTTCCAGACACCCGTGCGAAGCTCCGCATCAGTTTTTCTTCCGATCCGTAGAGAGAGGGAGGCGAGTGGTGACGAGGTATGGCAGAGCGCGGCCGCGGGGGCTGCCTGCTTGCTCCGTCACCGGGAATCACTCGGCGGAGTTCGTCGCCGACGTCGTCGTCTCCTCCCCTGCTGCCAAATTTGATGTG ATTGGGAATAGGAGGGAATGCTGCGACGTTTTGAATGTGAAAGGCGGGAATGCTACAGAGATCAAGTTTCGAGATTGTCgtcaaaatgaaattattccTTGA
- the LOC125215797 gene encoding uncharacterized protein LOC125215797: MNPDDYDLSTSDGCRRALTRALFDAVNEAKAECLAQMQREQAVAEAEEEARVPRPIRRRTFVPREHDVAHELLFIDYFAENPRRGPNVFHRRFRMSRDLFLRIVHTLEARDEYFQEYREDGMGDSGLTPLHVKCTVAIRQLAYGTTSDMFDEYLHVGDTTDRECLKNFYKLVVEAFGDTYLRCPTADDCQSLMRMHETVHGFPWDAREHRLYALASGRTRPGEANLLAATRAATRR; this comes from the coding sequence atgaatcccgacgACTACGATTTGAGTACATCGGATGGCTGCAGACGGGCCTTGACTCGAGCCTTGTTCGATGCCGTTAATGAAGCCAAGGCGGAATGCTTGGCACAAATGCAGCGGGAGCAGGCGGTGGCGGAGGCGGAAGAGGAGGCGCGGGTCCCTCGCCCGATACGACGGCGGACGTTTGTCCCCCGCGAGCACGACGTAGCGCACGAACTTCTGTTCATAGATTATTTTGCCGAGAATCCAAGGCGGGGCCCGAATGTTTTTCACCGCCGTTTTAGAATGAGCCGAGATCTTTTTCTCCGCATTGTGCACACGTTGGAGGCCCGTGATGAGTACTTCCAAGAGTATCGGGAAGACGGGATGGGCGACTCCGGGCTTACGCCGTTGCACGTTAAGTGCACGGTTGCGATCCGccagttggcctacggcacAACATcggatatgttcgacgagtaccttcacGTCGGGGATACAACTGACCGCGAATGTCTGAAGAATTTTTATAAGTTAGTTGTGGAGGCTTTTGGCGACACATATTTGCGATGCCCGACTGCTGATGATTGCCAGAGCCTGATGCGGATGCACGAGACGGTGCACGGCTTCCCCTGGGATGCTAGGGAGCATCGACTGTATGCACTGGCAAGTGGAAGAACCCGGCCtggagaggccaatttacTAGCGGCTACAAGGGCAGCCACCCGACGATGA